One Defluviitoga tunisiensis genomic window carries:
- a CDS encoding dehydroquinate synthase/iron-containing alcohol dehydrogenase family protein has protein sequence MKSISFSKGIEKDININIYMNYYEEFLSKYVSKYGSLLIIDSSLKKYFNYNNNNIVFIKGGPEAKYFDRYVELCKLITNGDYSNIIVVGGGSLIDMVGFTYNTLDFPKANLIAVPTTLSSMIYLPVSGEFNLDMNYTKNYLKVSGYPDLVYVDPYFCKFLDKTAMKKQFIFGYLVGLLFDKKFAELSLRYSKNFIKLDLEEYLYIAIKNVLSLYSNDLGFPGTRLSKFIIEPDFKMNNFFVESECLSFIFLSYLSCKLGYLSGNNFEHLVSDIKSSLGFSNLPFKSLKAKKFSIPINEILLTDDGFINYYINYTELEELLPEFKVFVRSA, from the coding sequence ATGAAAAGTATTAGTTTTTCAAAAGGTATAGAAAAGGATATTAATATTAATATATATATGAATTATTATGAAGAATTTTTATCTAAATATGTTTCAAAGTATGGTTCATTGTTAATTATAGATTCTTCTTTAAAGAAATATTTTAATTACAATAATAACAATATTGTTTTCATTAAAGGAGGACCTGAGGCTAAATATTTTGACCGATATGTTGAATTATGTAAATTGATTACTAATGGTGATTATAGTAACATAATTGTGGTAGGTGGTGGGTCTTTAATAGATATGGTTGGTTTTACATACAATACGTTAGATTTTCCAAAAGCTAATCTCATAGCGGTTCCTACCACATTATCCTCCATGATTTATTTACCAGTATCTGGAGAGTTTAATCTAGATATGAACTATACAAAAAACTATTTAAAAGTATCTGGTTATCCAGATTTAGTATATGTTGATCCATATTTTTGTAAGTTTTTGGATAAAACAGCAATGAAAAAACAATTTATCTTTGGATATTTGGTTGGATTATTGTTTGATAAAAAATTTGCAGAATTGTCATTAAGATATTCCAAAAACTTTATTAAATTAGATTTAGAAGAATATTTATACATAGCGATAAAAAATGTTTTATCTCTGTATTCAAATGATCTAGGTTTTCCAGGTACAAGATTGAGTAAATTTATAATAGAACCAGATTTTAAAATGAATAATTTTTTTGTTGAAAGCGAGTGTTTATCTTTTATTTTTTTATCTTATCTGAGTTGCAAACTTGGATATTTAAGTGGAAATAATTTTGAACATTTAGTCAGCGATATAAAAAGTTCTTTGGGTTTTTCAAATTTGCCTTTTAAGAGTTTAAAAGCGAAGAAATTTAGCATACCCATAAACGAAATCTTGTTGACAGATGATGGATTCATAAACTATTACATAAACTATACAGAATTAGAGGAGTTACTACCTGAATTTAAGGTCTTTGTAAGGAGTGCTTAG
- a CDS encoding ComEA family DNA-binding protein translates to MKKKLFFPLIIISIIFLIGFINYKESFSNINDNSILEPLKIDLLTASVEDLIKLPYIGPSKANAIVKYRDTYGFSSVEDIKNVPGIGEKTFLNIKDYIYLSKSVYEVKDKTININTASFEQLIGLPGIGKVNAQKIIDYRLLKKIETLEELKKLGISSSTLKKIEGKVTF, encoded by the coding sequence GTGAAAAAGAAATTATTCTTTCCATTAATTATCATTTCCATAATATTTTTAATCGGGTTTATCAATTATAAAGAATCGTTTTCAAACATAAACGATAATTCCATTTTAGAACCCTTAAAAATTGATCTATTAACAGCAAGCGTAGAAGATTTGATTAAATTGCCCTATATAGGTCCTTCAAAGGCAAATGCAATTGTTAAGTATAGAGATACATATGGTTTTTCTTCAGTTGAAGATATAAAAAATGTACCTGGGATTGGAGAAAAAACTTTTTTAAATATTAAAGACTACATATATCTTTCAAAAAGTGTCTACGAAGTTAAAGATAAAACAATAAATATTAATACCGCTTCTTTTGAACAACTGATAGGGTTACCAGGAATAGGAAAGGTTAATGCTCAAAAAATAATTGATTATAGATTACTAAAAAAGATAGAGACTCTTGAAGAATTAAAAAAATTGGGAATTTCTAGTAGCACTTTAAAAAAAATAGAAGGGAAGGTAACATTTTGA
- a CDS encoding epoxyqueuosine reductase QueH, translating to MTLFLHVCCAPDLTVSYKRLDEQGYEPVVYFYNPNIFPEEEYIKRFDEVKKLQRVWHFKLIQGKYEPSVYYNRIKGNEYNKRNRCLECIRLRLNSTIFMAKELGFTIYSSSLLASPRKSHEDILNISKELEHEYEDQNIKFKYLNFRSNNGIKESSKICKTYNIYRQDYCGCVFSLSESKKYEEESKRDNFKKLKKIVGEEYANKLFNYYKTDLLRVPEDVPYEFLLIDGINSLKYLKPQIVLIKKEIANDFGLSESGRYKIGNWKTKIIIW from the coding sequence TTGACACTTTTTCTTCATGTTTGTTGTGCGCCTGATTTGACAGTTTCTTATAAAAGACTTGATGAGCAAGGGTATGAACCGGTAGTTTACTTCTATAACCCCAATATTTTTCCTGAAGAGGAATATATAAAAAGGTTCGATGAAGTTAAGAAACTTCAAAGGGTTTGGCATTTTAAACTTATCCAAGGAAAATATGAACCATCTGTATACTACAATAGAATAAAAGGAAACGAATACAACAAAAGAAATAGATGTCTTGAATGTATTAGGCTGAGATTAAATAGTACTATTTTCATGGCTAAAGAACTTGGGTTTACGATTTATAGTTCTTCCTTATTAGCCTCTCCTAGAAAATCTCATGAGGATATTTTAAATATATCGAAAGAACTAGAACATGAATATGAAGATCAAAACATAAAGTTTAAATATCTGAATTTTAGATCCAACAATGGAATAAAAGAATCTTCAAAAATATGCAAAACTTATAATATTTACAGGCAAGATTATTGTGGATGTGTTTTTTCTTTATCTGAATCTAAAAAATATGAAGAGGAATCGAAAAGAGATAATTTTAAAAAGTTAAAAAAAATAGTTGGAGAAGAGTATGCAAATAAGTTATTTAATTATTATAAGACAGATCTTCTAAGAGTACCAGAAGATGTTCCTTACGAGTTTTTACTAATTGATGGAATAAATTCCTTAAAGTATTTAAAACCACAAATTGTACTGATAAAAAAAGAAATCGCAAATGATTTTGGTTTATCAGAAAGTGGTAGGTATAAGATAGGCAATTGGAAAACTAAAATTATAATTTGGTGA
- the lexA gene encoding transcriptional repressor LexA, which translates to MEDLTKRQLQVLDYIILYMKENGFAPSIRDIMRHFEFKSPRAAHKHLIILEKKGYLEREGVSRGIRLTPKCGTVLATENLIPVSGKIAAGNAIEAIEKVTDFIPIPSNFFPKNFEYFSLRVEGNSMIEAHIKSGDYVIVRKQDYAEDGDIIVALIDKSEATLKRMKKINEDEVLLIPENKSLQEIRVSIDRLEIQGKMVGLIRLV; encoded by the coding sequence ATGGAAGATTTGACAAAAAGGCAATTACAAGTTTTGGATTATATTATTTTATACATGAAAGAAAATGGTTTTGCCCCAAGTATTAGAGATATAATGAGACATTTCGAATTTAAAAGTCCTAGAGCGGCACATAAACATTTGATAATCCTTGAAAAAAAAGGATATTTAGAAAGAGAGGGCGTTTCTAGAGGGATAAGACTTACTCCTAAATGTGGGACTGTGTTGGCTACAGAGAATCTCATCCCAGTTTCAGGAAAGATAGCTGCTGGTAATGCTATAGAGGCTATAGAAAAGGTTACTGATTTTATTCCTATTCCTAGCAACTTTTTTCCTAAAAATTTTGAATATTTTTCTTTAAGGGTTGAAGGTAATTCTATGATTGAAGCGCATATTAAAAGTGGTGACTATGTAATAGTTCGAAAACAAGATTATGCAGAAGATGGAGATATAATTGTTGCTTTAATTGACAAATCAGAGGCTACATTAAAAAGGATGAAAAAAATTAACGAGGATGAAGTGCTTTTGATTCCTGAAAATAAGTCTTTACAAGAAATAAGAGTTTCAATTGATAGATTAGAGATTCAAGGAAAAATGGTTGGATTAATAAGATTGGTGTAA
- a CDS encoding tetratricopeptide repeat protein: MNHISKKLVCSTILVSLSLILFSGVLDEFIYILDIDQLIVSNDLALNVLGMYLKYYEEGNVQYKTAADQSRTYTNLNIKPDDSLIFDILSGYQKGNEKDTINKIESALKKYPNSVTINAVRVIFLYDEYKNTKDLELSKNILSSLDIITQSKGDNPFCVYYESLVKWDLVDVNEKESIFSKVEKTFNSYSNNINILELLICQAFELSKYEKIVQLAPRYEKEPKKNESISLILAFSFNYLNEKERARNIVESLIQNSDKKNILSKSYELLGDISDTYTQKKRNYEFSLTYDPKNVDSLAKLGILLYQHDMKNNIELSRIYLTKAIILDPNNEQVANILLKINNKLEQRLFLISYIPLFLILAVIVYILYKFSEEETEVEDEKQ; this comes from the coding sequence ATGAATCATATCTCAAAAAAACTAGTATGTAGTACTATTTTAGTAAGTCTTTCTTTGATTTTATTTTCAGGTGTTTTAGATGAATTTATATATATTCTTGATATAGATCAACTAATTGTATCAAATGATCTTGCTTTAAATGTTTTAGGAATGTACTTAAAATATTATGAAGAAGGAAATGTCCAGTATAAAACTGCTGCAGACCAATCAAGAACATATACAAATTTAAATATAAAACCGGATGATTCATTAATATTTGATATCCTTTCAGGATATCAAAAGGGCAACGAAAAAGATACAATTAATAAAATAGAATCTGCTCTAAAAAAATATCCGAATTCAGTTACTATTAATGCAGTTAGAGTTATTTTTTTGTATGATGAATACAAAAATACCAAAGATTTAGAATTATCTAAGAATATTTTAAGTTCTCTTGATATAATAACACAAAGTAAAGGAGACAATCCTTTTTGTGTTTATTATGAATCATTAGTAAAATGGGATTTAGTAGATGTAAATGAAAAAGAATCTATTTTCTCTAAAGTTGAAAAAACGTTTAATTCTTACTCAAACAACATTAATATTTTAGAATTATTAATTTGTCAAGCATTCGAGCTATCCAAATATGAAAAGATAGTACAGTTGGCTCCTAGATACGAGAAAGAACCAAAGAAGAATGAGTCAATATCGCTAATTTTAGCTTTTTCGTTTAATTATTTAAATGAAAAAGAAAGAGCAAGAAATATTGTAGAATCGTTAATTCAAAATTCAGATAAAAAAAATATACTTTCTAAAAGTTATGAACTATTAGGAGACATTTCTGATACATATACCCAGAAGAAAAGAAATTATGAATTTTCTTTAACTTATGATCCTAAGAATGTAGATTCTTTAGCTAAGTTAGGAATTTTATTGTATCAACATGATATGAAAAATAATATAGAATTATCCAGGATATATCTTACGAAAGCTATAATTTTAGATCCTAACAATGAGCAGGTAGCAAATATATTATTGAAGATCAATAACAAACTTGAACAAAGGCTTTTTTTGATTTCTTATATACCTTTATTTTTAATTTTAGCTGTCATTGTGTATATCTTATACAAATTTTCAGAAGAGGAGACAGAGGTAGAAGATGAAAAACAGTGA
- the rpiB gene encoding ribose 5-phosphate isomerase B: MKIAIASDHAAFEMKEELVNYLKEKNIDVIDLGTYSKESVDYPDYAKMLGEMVANRKVEYGIGLCGTGIGMSISVNKIKGIRGALCLYPSMAELARKHNNANVLVLAGRLMGYDLAKWTVDTFLSTEFEGERHQRRIDKISNIEEQN; the protein is encoded by the coding sequence ATGAAAATAGCAATTGCATCTGATCATGCTGCTTTCGAAATGAAAGAAGAGTTGGTAAACTATCTTAAAGAAAAGAATATCGATGTAATAGATTTAGGGACCTATTCTAAAGAAAGCGTTGATTATCCAGATTATGCTAAGATGTTAGGTGAAATGGTTGCTAATAGAAAAGTAGAATATGGGATAGGTTTATGTGGAACTGGCATTGGAATGTCAATCTCAGTTAATAAAATAAAAGGCATTCGAGGTGCTTTGTGTTTGTATCCATCAATGGCAGAATTGGCACGAAAGCATAACAATGCGAATGTACTTGTACTTGCTGGAAGATTAATGGGATATGACCTTGCAAAATGGACAGTTGATACATTTTTGTCTACAGAATTTGAAGGTGAAAGGCATCAAAGAAGAATAGACAAAATATCAAATATTGAGGAACAAAATTAA
- the thyX gene encoding FAD-dependent thymidylate synthase codes for MKNSENILKVLDKGFVEIVDYMGGDRSAVRAARVSHGKDISTDERDKNLIAYLMKNGHTSPFEHITFTFHVKAPIFVVRQWFRHRIGMSPNEISRRYTSKNVDEFYIPSNIRIQDIEDKQKSVVVEDEGLKKQMIEIIEEAYLKTYESYEKLINLGVAKELARIILPVGEYTEFYLTTNARALMHFLDMRASSHAQWEIQQYAIALAHFFQKICPWTYEAYIKYVYQGDVLEK; via the coding sequence ATGAAAAACAGTGAGAATATATTGAAAGTTTTGGATAAAGGGTTTGTAGAGATTGTTGACTATATGGGAGGAGATAGATCCGCTGTTAGAGCTGCAAGAGTATCTCATGGGAAAGATATTTCTACAGATGAAAGAGACAAAAATCTTATAGCTTATTTAATGAAAAACGGGCATACATCACCTTTTGAACATATTACCTTTACTTTTCATGTAAAAGCGCCTATTTTTGTTGTTAGACAATGGTTCAGACATAGAATAGGGATGTCTCCTAATGAAATAAGTAGACGATATACCTCAAAAAATGTTGATGAATTCTATATACCTTCCAATATTAGAATACAAGATATTGAAGATAAACAAAAAAGCGTAGTTGTTGAAGATGAGGGTCTGAAAAAACAGATGATCGAGATTATTGAAGAGGCTTATTTGAAAACTTATGAATCTTATGAAAAACTTATTAACTTGGGTGTAGCCAAAGAATTGGCAAGAATTATTTTACCAGTAGGAGAATATACGGAATTTTACCTTACTACAAATGCCAGAGCATTAATGCATTTCTTGGATATGCGAGCTTCTTCTCACGCTCAATGGGAGATACAGCAATACGCTATAGCTTTAGCTCATTTTTTTCAAAAAATATGCCCTTGGACTTATGAAGCGTATATTAAATATGTTTATCAGGGTGATGTGTTAGAAAAATAA
- a CDS encoding DUF342 domain-containing protein: MAKYEIKISEDAMVASLKLINDGRPPTINEIEEFLKEKGVVHGIINEVMQQIVSNPKYDKDYTIAYGTPPQVGEDAKIIFRETIEKEINDIDTSKIDMKEVSKLIIVNRGDELAEIIPPKRGKDGKNVKGEIVEGFLGKELKLKLGKNVYLNDNKIISNIDGKFVTNQDRSGEIYIDVLDEHKITGNIDYSTGNIRFPGKLYINGDVKAGFVVEAKDYLEIKGVVESANVICQGDAYVFGIKGAGKGIVKAKNLKCNYIENSYIEVEDTLIVSTSILNSTIKAGKNVVVEGKNGRIAGGSVLATKLIESDILGSVMHVRTICEVGIPPELNQELLNLESQLTLDTENLKKISSILTGLRKLKDMDKLDEQRLEYYKKSLNTFKVLLDDIERMQERIREIKTKIQDSKGEAFIIARDIAYPGVEVIIHKKKFVPTKPLTKVIFQLEDEEIILRGYKAETYKQGGK, translated from the coding sequence GTGGCTAAATATGAGATTAAAATATCAGAAGATGCTATGGTAGCTTCATTAAAATTAATAAATGATGGTCGTCCCCCAACTATAAATGAGATTGAAGAGTTTTTAAAAGAAAAGGGAGTCGTTCATGGTATAATTAACGAAGTTATGCAACAAATTGTCTCAAACCCAAAATACGATAAAGATTATACAATAGCTTATGGAACTCCTCCACAAGTTGGAGAAGATGCGAAAATCATTTTTAGAGAAACAATTGAAAAAGAAATTAACGATATTGATACCTCGAAGATAGATATGAAAGAAGTTAGTAAGCTAATAATTGTCAATAGAGGTGATGAGTTAGCAGAAATTATTCCTCCTAAAAGGGGCAAAGATGGAAAAAATGTCAAAGGAGAAATAGTAGAAGGATTTTTAGGCAAAGAATTAAAATTAAAACTTGGAAAAAATGTTTACTTAAACGATAATAAGATAATATCTAATATTGATGGGAAGTTTGTAACTAATCAAGACAGAAGTGGAGAAATATACATTGATGTACTCGATGAGCATAAAATTACTGGGAATATAGATTATTCGACTGGAAATATAAGATTTCCAGGAAAATTATATATAAATGGTGATGTGAAGGCGGGTTTTGTTGTAGAAGCAAAGGATTACTTAGAAATAAAAGGGGTTGTTGAATCTGCTAATGTTATCTGCCAAGGAGATGCTTATGTCTTTGGCATTAAAGGTGCAGGAAAAGGTATTGTTAAAGCCAAGAACCTAAAATGTAATTATATTGAGAATTCATATATTGAAGTAGAAGATACACTGATTGTTTCTACTTCTATTTTAAATTCAACAATAAAAGCAGGTAAAAATGTAGTTGTCGAAGGTAAAAATGGCCGAATAGCAGGTGGAAGTGTCCTAGCTACTAAACTGATTGAATCAGATATCTTAGGTAGTGTTATGCATGTTAGAACTATTTGTGAAGTTGGAATCCCCCCAGAATTAAATCAAGAACTGTTAAATCTAGAAAGTCAATTAACATTAGATACAGAAAATCTTAAAAAGATTAGTTCTATTTTGACAGGTTTAAGAAAGTTAAAAGATATGGACAAATTAGATGAACAAAGGTTAGAATATTACAAGAAATCCTTAAATACTTTTAAAGTACTTCTTGATGATATCGAAAGAATGCAGGAAAGAATTAGAGAAATAAAGACGAAAATACAAGATTCAAAAGGTGAAGCTTTTATTATCGCAAGAGATATAGCATATCCAGGAGTTGAAGTAATTATTCATAAAAAGAAGTTCGTTCCTACAAAACCCCTCACGAAGGTTATATTCCAATTAGAAGATGAGGAGATTATTTTAAGAGGTTATAAAGCTGAGACATATAAGCAGGGTGGAAAATAA